From Dehalococcoidia bacterium, one genomic window encodes:
- a CDS encoding heavy-metal-associated domain-containing protein, whose protein sequence is MEEVTLVSPDISCDHCIQAIRKALTALPGVEWVGGDPDAKQVTIRYDPSLSSLADIRRAMEEEGYPVAG, encoded by the coding sequence ATGGAAGAGGTGACCCTCGTCTCCCCCGACATCTCCTGCGACCACTGCATCCAGGCCATCCGTAAGGCTTTGACGGCCCTACCGGGGGTGGAGTGGGTGGGTGGCGATCCTGACGCCAAACAGGTGACCATCCGCTACGACCCCTCTTTGTCCTCCCTGGCGGACATCAGGAGGGCCATGGAGGAGGAGGGCTACCCTGTGGCTGGCTAG